The following proteins come from a genomic window of Miscanthus floridulus cultivar M001 chromosome 2, ASM1932011v1, whole genome shotgun sequence:
- the LOC136540600 gene encoding late embryogenesis abundant protein D-29-like isoform X2 yields MAVVSRSRSRAVPSALLLLLLLAVASAAAVGVAAKTNVHDVAEESNKEEESWTGWAKDKVSEGLGLKHHADVDEEEAARKAGQTVKSARESAQHTASEIGKKAGDAKEKTKEAAEAASERGAEAHERSKQGKAKVEEKARERAGQGYESAKDAAGKAQETLRQTTDAAAEKALAAKDAAWETTAAAKEKAEAAKDAAGETVEAAKEKARETADTAKERLEEVKERVAGPSADADGKGKHRRADADKYRSEDEL; encoded by the exons ATGGCGGTAGTCTCGCGGTCGAGGAGCCGCGCCGTCCCCTCggcgctgctgctactgctgctcctgGCGGTGGCCTCGGCGGCCGCGGTGGGCGTGGCGGCCAAGACGAACGTCCACGACGTCGCGGAGGAGAGCAACAAGGAGGAGGAGTCGTGGACGGGCTGGGCCAAGGACAAGGTCTCCGAGGGGCTGGGGCTCAAGCACCACGCCGACGTCGACGAGGAGGAGGCCGCGCGCAAGGCCGGCCAAACCGTCAAGTCCGCGCGCGAGTCCGCCCAGCACACCGCCTCAG AGATAGGGAAGAAGGCGGGGGACGccaaggag AAGACCAAGGAGGCCGCCGAGGCGGCGAGCGAGCGCGGCGCCGAGGCGCACGAGCGGTCGAAGCAGGGCAAGGCCAAGGTCGAGGAGAAGGCCCGAGAGAGAGCCGGGCAGGGGTACGAGAGCGCCAAGGACGCGGCCGGCAAGGCGCAGGAGACGCTGCGGCAGACCACGGACGCGGCGGCGGAGAAGGCCCTGGCGGCCAAGGACGCCGCGTGGGAGACGACGGCCGCCgcgaaggagaaggccgaggcggccaagGACGCGgcgggggagacggtggaggcggcCAAGGAGAAGGCGCGGGAGACGGCGGACACGGCCAAGGAGAGGCTGGAGGAGGTGAAGGAGAGGGTCGCCGGCCCCAGCGCCGACGCCGACGGCAAGGGGAAGCACCGGAGGGCGGACGCGGACAAGTACCGGTCGGAGGATGAGCTGTGA
- the LOC136540600 gene encoding late embryogenesis abundant protein 19-like isoform X1 yields MAVVSRSRSRAVPSALLLLLLLAVASAAAVGVAAKTNVHDVAEESNKEEESWTGWAKDKVSEGLGLKHHADVDEEEAARKAGQTVKSARESAQHTASEIGKKAGDAKEAAADAAAGASNKSGQAKDKAKETVKGAAGEASSKAEYAKQKTKEAAEAASERGAEAHERSKQGKAKVEEKARERAGQGYESAKDAAGKAQETLRQTTDAAAEKALAAKDAAWETTAAAKEKAEAAKDAAGETVEAAKEKARETADTAKERLEEVKERVAGPSADADGKGKHRRADADKYRSEDEL; encoded by the exons ATGGCGGTAGTCTCGCGGTCGAGGAGCCGCGCCGTCCCCTCggcgctgctgctactgctgctcctgGCGGTGGCCTCGGCGGCCGCGGTGGGCGTGGCGGCCAAGACGAACGTCCACGACGTCGCGGAGGAGAGCAACAAGGAGGAGGAGTCGTGGACGGGCTGGGCCAAGGACAAGGTCTCCGAGGGGCTGGGGCTCAAGCACCACGCCGACGTCGACGAGGAGGAGGCCGCGCGCAAGGCCGGCCAAACCGTCAAGTCCGCGCGCGAGTCCGCCCAGCACACCGCCTCAG AGATAGGGAAGAAGGCGGGGGACGccaaggaggcggcggcggatgcCGCGGCGGGCGCGTCGAACAAGTCCGGGCAAGCCAAGGACAAGGCCAAGGAGACGGTGAAGGGCGCGGCCGGCGAGGCGTCCAGTAAGGCGGAGTACGCCAAGCAGAAGACCAAGGAGGCCGCCGAGGCGGCGAGCGAGCGCGGCGCCGAGGCGCACGAGCGGTCGAAGCAGGGCAAGGCCAAGGTCGAGGAGAAGGCCCGAGAGAGAGCCGGGCAGGGGTACGAGAGCGCCAAGGACGCGGCCGGCAAGGCGCAGGAGACGCTGCGGCAGACCACGGACGCGGCGGCGGAGAAGGCCCTGGCGGCCAAGGACGCCGCGTGGGAGACGACGGCCGCCgcgaaggagaaggccgaggcggccaagGACGCGgcgggggagacggtggaggcggcCAAGGAGAAGGCGCGGGAGACGGCGGACACGGCCAAGGAGAGGCTGGAGGAGGTGAAGGAGAGGGTCGCCGGCCCCAGCGCCGACGCCGACGGCAAGGGGAAGCACCGGAGGGCGGACGCGGACAAGTACCGGTCGGAGGATGAGCTGTGA